Proteins encoded by one window of Channa argus isolate prfri chromosome 13, Channa argus male v1.0, whole genome shotgun sequence:
- the LOC137139940 gene encoding neurexophilin-2-like: protein MEKRYCCFCKMRTLCLNFAITCLWLLPSAVQETAKVLDFVSPQWREEEGGRAIAVGAALKVKHISKDLQIISTKHKTPAYGSLGPYGWPQNFSQALDQYLYRPPPKTKPPAKTSSKAKKILGWGDFYFNVKTVKFSLLVTGKIVDHINGTFSVYFRHNSSRLGNISVSIVPPSKTVGWEALDTATESAYTKNSVLVPDVTSQFQSPPQSTTSTFTDQQKQQHDMMMVSELNCRIEYQRTNRSKKTKPCMYDPGQTCYSENTQSQAAWICAKPFKVICIFIAFTGTDYRLVQKVCPDHNFQTEQNQQHFG, encoded by the exons ATGGAGAAACGTTACTGCTGCTTCTGCAAAATGAGGACTCTTTGTTTGAACTTTGCCATCACCTGTCTGTGGCTTCTCCCATCAGCA GTCCAAGAAACAGCCAAGGTACTGGACTTTGTGAGTCCACAATGGAGggaagaggaaggagggagagcaATTGCTGTGGGGGCTGCATTAAAGGTAAAGCACATCTCTAAAGATTTACAGATCATCTCcaccaaacacaaaacaccagCTTATGGCTCTCTTGGTCCCTATGGATGGCCTCAGAATTTCTCCCAGGCCCTGGATCAGTATCTGTACCGGCCACCCCCCAAGACCAAACCTCCTGCTAAAACATCTTCAAAGGCCAAGAAGATCCTGGGGTGGGgagatttttactttaatgtgaaaacagtgaagttCAGTCTCCTGGTGACGGGAAAAATTGTAGATCACATCAACGGCACGTTCAGTGTCTACTTCCGCCACAACTCTTCCCGCCTGGGGAACATATCTGTCAGTATCGTTCCACCCTCCAAAACTGTAGGATGGGAAGCTCTGGATACTGCAACCGAGAGCGCTTACACCAAAAACTCAGTTCTGGTTCCAGATGTGACCTCCCAGTTTCAGAGCCCTCCTCagtccaccacctccacctttaCTGaccagcagaagcagcagcatgaTATGATGATGGTGAGCGAGCTCAACTGCCGGATTGAGTACCAGAGAACAAACCGGTCCAAGAAGACCAAGCCCTGCATGTATGACCCAGGCCAGACCTGCTACTCAGAAAACACCCAGTCCCAGGCTGCCTGGATCTGTGCCAAACCCTTTAAGGTTATATGCATTTTCATCGCCTTCACCGGCACTGATTACAGGCTGGTGCAGAAAGTTTGTCCGGACCACAACTTTCAGACGGAGCAGAACCAGCAGCACTTTGGATGA